In Flavobacterium hankyongi, the genomic window CAATGGAGTAAAATTTGTACAAAATTACAGTTTTGATTGATGCAGCAACTTTTAAAAGTCATTGAACTTTCAAATTATTTCATAAATGGAGAGTTTTTTTCTAATGAAAGATTATAATACTCACAAAAAACAACGTTCTAAGTCGTTGCATTATAACTAGACTGTTGTGAGAAAAAGTTTGTGAGATTTTTTTCTCTCACAATAAAAATTCTCACAGCCTTGTGAGAAAACTTTTTAAAATATTTTTTTTCTCACAACAAATGTATAGGCAACTTTTAATTATTGTTTTTAAAGTTGTGACCCTAAACTAAAAACATTTCACTCTTTTATGGGAAACCATAATTTTTCTTACAGATACTTTTTATCTTAGTATTACAATTAAATTAAGCGAAAATATTCAAAATAATTATTGTTTATTTATGAGTTAGCGGTAGTTAATTGGAAACTATTAAATATAAAAAACATTTTAACATGGAAAACTGTCCTAATTGTCAAGTCAAAATGACAGGAATGTTCAATAACAACTTTTTGCTATCTAAAGACAAAAACAATCTAATAAATGTTTTTAGTGGCAATCCAGAAACCCAGTATTGCAATAAATGTGGAGAAGATTTATATTTAGAAACTAGGCTTTTAATTACAACCGAAAAAAATAACTTACTCAAAGAAATTGAAAAGTTGATATTTAAAATTCCTGTTATTTCCATACAAGCACCACTTAATTGGGATTACGAAATTTTAGATATGATTACAGGTCAAACTACCACTGGAACTGGTGTCATTTCTGAATTCACTTCGACATTTAGTGATATCTTTGGTGTTCAATCGGAACGTTTTAACAAAAAATTAAAGAATGGCGAAGACCTTTGTTTTACTCAATTACGAAAAAAAACAATTGATATTGGCGGAAATGCAGTAATAGCTACTGATATTGATTACTCAGAAATCGGCGGAGATAAGGGAATGTTAATGGTCTGTATGGGTGGAACGGCGGTGAAATTAAAAAACTTAGAAATTCTTGGGGAAGAACGTTCAAGGGACATTACAAGATTAACTGAAATAAATTCAAGATTTAATTATCTATCAACATTTCCACTAGATCTTTGAAATGTAACTACTGCTAACAACTCCTACCTCGTTGCGCAAAGTCTCCTGACTTTGTGCTATTCTAAATATTGTTTAAAAAATACTTCAATCTCCCATAGCTGTTTGTAGATATCGACAATCTCTTTAGAAGTTAGATTATTACTATTGCTTAAAGAATAGAATATTTCATTACTTTTCTTTTCTCTTGCAATGATTAACCTTAAAAATGAAGTTCTTTTTTACAAAGAATCCTATCTTTAATAGAAAATAATCAGTTATGAAGCTCACAAATGTTTCCAACTAAACAAACACAAACAATAATTAAAAAAAATGGTAACAAATTTCTTATGTAATCGTCTATTTGAAATAAATAAAAATGCAAATGCGTACTATTTTCTTCTTTATTCTCTCAATCACTCATATAACTTCTTTTTCTCAAAGTTCTACGTTAGAATCTCTTAAAAAAGATACTTTGTTTATTATCAAAAAAAATCCAGAAAAAGGATTCTATCATGATTATATCTTATTTGTTCCTAAAGAAATTCCCTTAAGTAATAAAATATATCTATTAGTAGAACCAAACAATACAGGTAGACCAACTGACAGTATGGAAGTACACAAAAAAAATGCTATTGACTTAGCATCTGTAAGTTCGGTCGGGAACAACATTTCTACCATGCTAAAAATCCCTTTACTTGTTCCTATTTTTCCAAGGCCAGCTTCACAAGAGCTAATGTACACCCATGCTTTAGATCGCGATGTAATACTTGAAAAATCTCCTACACTAAAACGGTTAGATTTACAACTATTAGCAATGATCAAGGATGCTAAAATGGTTTTAGACGCTATGGGTATTAATGTTGAGTCAAAAATTTTTATGAATGGGTTTTCTGCTTCAGCTACGTTTACAAACCGCTTTTCATTTATTCACCCTCAAATTATAAAAGCATTAGCCATTGGTGGGTTTAATGGAGAACTCATGCTTCCTCAAAATACAATTAATGAAATTAAATTATCCATTGGGACTTAACGACTTCAGCAATTTATTTGATAAAAATTTTGATATAAACTCCTATAAGCAAATCCCTCAATTCATCTATATGGGAAAATTAGATGAAAATGATGCTGTTCAGTTTGATGATGCTTACAATGATATTGAACGTCAAATAATTAATAATAATATTAGCGAAAAAGTACAGGAAAGGTATTTAAAATGTCAGGAGCTATATCAAAAAAAGAATATTTTTCCAATTTTTAAAACCTATGAAAATGTAGGACATTGGACGACATCAGATATGAATTTTGAAGTGATAAAATTCTTTTTTAATCAAATGAAAAAAAAATAAAACTACTGCTCCCCCCTGCTGGCACGAGCGTCTCGCTCGTGATTTTTTTATTTACAAAATTGGAGAAATACTTTTGGCATTTATACCTGATAACAAATTTCGGTAAAAAGAGATTTTGAAATTGTAATAAAGCAAACAGGCTTTGATTTTTTTTTAAACCAAAATAACAGTACAGAATTTAACAATTATCACAAATAAGAAAAAGTAAACAAACAGATATATGAAGAAAGACTACCCAAAATATTATTGGATTTTCATACTTATACTACAATCCTATTTAGTTTTTGAGAAAATTAAAACCGATAAATTTTACTTGTGGAATGTAATAGCCTTAATTGCTTCAATTGTATTTTTATATCATCGTGTTAGACTTAAT contains:
- a CDS encoding heavy metal-binding domain-containing protein; protein product: MENCPNCQVKMTGMFNNNFLLSKDKNNLINVFSGNPETQYCNKCGEDLYLETRLLITTEKNNLLKEIEKLIFKIPVISIQAPLNWDYEILDMITGQTTTGTGVISEFTSTFSDIFGVQSERFNKKLKNGEDLCFTQLRKKTIDIGGNAVIATDIDYSEIGGDKGMLMVCMGGTAVKLKNLEILGEERSRDITRLTEINSRFNYLSTFPLDL